The following coding sequences are from one uncultured Fibrobacter sp. window:
- a CDS encoding CotH kinase family protein, which yields MNLFVDRVGWWIVVVFLCACTDYKNELLEPHEVGPVEEFYLSSSAAKIPDFPVKENAALVISEVDPINIDYKDHEGGDAGWVEIVNKSSRKIDLSGYSLTDNLKKKHKWDFGKVVLHPSERLVVFMSGKDYPDFVPPSDSVNMIGKGCSIWTDAQNDPPGKSFAEPLPGKKGVCFSENGHRVIGARMQLHENVELGWSSISVFVGTRGGGRDQVMDLTGRNELLLTGYVPKDCRVSLRLAQPDVDEKNGYEVELTGTGDSSTTYSFSIPEGTDYPDLANIYGTRFSPGLQETRLLDVKFTSYVVRNRGREPHASFKLDKDGGDLYLLDSMGEVESYVFYPEAVLGKSWSLGQCSASEECWGYAVPSPYKEVQEEVLPLRSPEIQELPPSGFYQDAFDIEFPANQLVRCEKGGMLPSAESPQVVSLRVKSNTVLRCASFFSGTLPGDVETRTYIFENPPTVPAVFIAADSNSLFNADSGIYVKGDDAWSAMPYYGANYWQDKEIPIFIELMEPGKQKPAFAENAGYSIFGNYSRASAKKSAAITFREKYGKKRLEYKLFPEFPSLKKFRSFLLRNNGSGFSSTYFLDRLASSVTEGLGIDYQRGRAAVVFYNGVYFGLHNIRERSSKYYFETHYGYDPDQIDLLKADNTVSAGDASDFISLSHWLNENYLDDEENYEYFASQVDVDNFLNYMLSEIFLDNRDWPANNVKKWRRSDTESPWKWFLYDLDFGFGSGFNDSEDNIFDFVTAENGPDWPNGPKSTLLLRRLLDNEGFRTAFINRMTTLLSMNFESSRLLARIEALNDEIADEIARDQKRWNLSARRMDDAMSQMISFAKTRQAVVIDELMEHFNLQKKCKVELISEGRGTIAVHGLPLDRSDMYITFFKGEPVTLSAQPHEGSRFVGWDDGSDDSVIEILPCRVTRITASFR from the coding sequence GTGAATTTATTTGTTGACCGAGTTGGATGGTGGATTGTAGTCGTTTTTTTGTGCGCTTGCACGGACTACAAAAATGAACTTCTGGAACCGCATGAAGTGGGGCCTGTTGAGGAGTTCTATCTTTCTTCTTCGGCTGCGAAAATCCCGGATTTCCCTGTAAAAGAAAATGCCGCACTCGTAATTAGCGAGGTGGATCCAATCAATATTGATTACAAGGATCACGAAGGTGGCGATGCGGGCTGGGTGGAAATTGTCAACAAATCGTCGCGGAAAATAGACTTGTCCGGGTACTCGTTGACGGATAACTTGAAGAAGAAGCATAAGTGGGATTTTGGCAAGGTTGTCTTGCACCCTTCGGAACGCTTGGTGGTGTTCATGTCTGGGAAGGATTATCCAGATTTTGTTCCGCCGTCTGATTCAGTGAACATGATTGGGAAGGGATGCTCGATATGGACGGATGCGCAGAATGACCCGCCGGGAAAAAGCTTTGCCGAACCTCTGCCTGGAAAAAAGGGAGTTTGTTTTTCGGAAAATGGTCATCGCGTAATTGGAGCGCGTATGCAGCTCCACGAAAATGTGGAACTGGGCTGGTCTTCGATTTCTGTTTTCGTGGGTACGCGTGGCGGTGGGCGAGACCAGGTCATGGACCTTACAGGGCGCAACGAGTTGTTGCTGACGGGTTATGTTCCAAAAGATTGTAGAGTTTCGCTGCGTCTGGCACAACCGGATGTTGACGAAAAGAATGGATACGAGGTGGAACTGACGGGTACAGGCGATTCCAGTACGACTTATTCCTTCAGTATCCCAGAGGGGACGGACTATCCCGATCTTGCCAATATTTACGGAACTCGCTTTAGTCCAGGGCTCCAAGAGACGCGTCTTTTGGATGTGAAGTTTACTTCGTATGTTGTTCGAAATCGGGGCCGAGAACCCCATGCGTCGTTCAAGTTGGACAAGGATGGAGGGGATCTCTATCTCTTGGATTCGATGGGTGAAGTGGAATCCTATGTTTTTTATCCGGAGGCGGTTCTTGGAAAGTCATGGTCGCTGGGCCAATGCTCCGCGAGTGAGGAGTGTTGGGGGTATGCGGTTCCCTCGCCTTACAAGGAGGTGCAAGAAGAAGTATTGCCGCTCCGGTCTCCCGAAATACAGGAACTCCCTCCGTCTGGATTTTATCAGGATGCTTTTGATATTGAGTTTCCGGCCAATCAACTTGTGCGTTGCGAAAAAGGTGGAATGCTGCCTTCGGCAGAAAGCCCGCAGGTCGTTTCGCTTCGGGTGAAATCCAATACGGTGTTGCGCTGTGCGTCGTTTTTCTCTGGGACATTGCCGGGGGATGTTGAAACCCGGACGTACATATTCGAGAATCCTCCGACGGTTCCGGCCGTGTTTATTGCTGCCGATTCAAATTCCTTGTTTAACGCCGATAGTGGCATTTACGTCAAGGGAGACGATGCGTGGAGCGCTATGCCGTATTATGGGGCGAATTACTGGCAGGACAAGGAAATTCCAATATTTATAGAACTGATGGAGCCGGGAAAACAGAAGCCTGCATTTGCAGAGAATGCGGGGTATTCCATTTTTGGCAACTACAGCAGAGCGAGCGCGAAGAAATCCGCTGCGATAACATTTCGCGAGAAGTATGGAAAAAAACGTTTGGAATACAAACTGTTCCCCGAATTCCCGTCGCTCAAAAAATTCAGGTCGTTCTTGTTGCGCAATAACGGTAGTGGGTTTAGCTCGACCTATTTTTTGGACCGCTTGGCAAGCTCTGTGACGGAAGGGCTTGGGATTGATTACCAGCGTGGACGGGCTGCTGTTGTATTTTATAATGGAGTGTATTTTGGCCTCCATAATATTCGCGAACGATCTTCGAAGTATTACTTTGAAACGCATTACGGTTACGATCCCGATCAGATTGATTTGTTGAAGGCGGACAACACGGTCTCTGCAGGAGACGCCTCGGATTTCATTAGTTTGTCTCATTGGCTCAACGAAAATTACTTGGACGATGAGGAAAATTATGAATATTTCGCATCACAGGTGGATGTAGATAATTTCCTGAATTATATGTTGTCTGAAATATTCCTGGACAATAGAGATTGGCCTGCGAATAACGTAAAAAAATGGCGCAGGAGTGATACGGAGTCCCCTTGGAAGTGGTTCCTTTACGATTTGGATTTCGGGTTCGGTAGCGGTTTTAACGATAGCGAAGATAATATTTTTGATTTTGTTACGGCAGAGAATGGCCCGGATTGGCCGAACGGGCCCAAGTCAACATTGCTGCTGCGGCGCTTGCTTGACAACGAAGGTTTTCGTACCGCGTTTATCAATCGCATGACAACGCTCCTTTCTATGAATTTTGAATCCAGCCGCCTGTTGGCGAGGATAGAGGCTTTGAACGACGAGATTGCAGACGAGATTGCACGCGACCAAAAACGTTGGAACTTGAGTGCCCGGCGGATGGACGATGCTATGTCGCAGATGATTTCATTTGCAAAGACGCGCCAAGCTGTAGTGATAGACGAATTGATGGAGCATTTTAATCTCCAGAAAAAATGCAAAGTTGAACTCATTTCCGAAGGGCGTGGAACTATCGCGGTTCACGGGTTGCCTTTGGATCGTTCGGACATGTATATTACATTCTTTAAAGGTGAGCCTGTGACTCTTTCGGCTCAACCACACGAAGGCAGTCGCTTTGTGGGGTGGGATGACGGTAGCGACGACAGTGTAATTGAAATTTTACCTTGCAGAGTGACGCGCATCACAGCCTCATTCCGTTGA
- a CDS encoding lytic transglycosylase domain-containing protein, which yields MRFGYFVCVLLMASLALGSDTVTVAPAMSSTAVLDSTATVIPPSPYADLEQIPSAHFQNVVIRAERARNNSLDSTLPKKVRDFAKAAYYYYKEDWDSAYAAYDTLRAADPQLTGEVILRMARSKYRQGDYRGMWNTLKLGKGLEKDEKWMRVSSRLRIEAAMADSTLSDRAHADSLKVFLDKYSKSSDAHVLKYRYARYLEKFKQLKAAKRLYTQLLTSPTSFKDSAFAAIRRLRKVRGVEETLPEKVAYARMACAKDEASVCLSLLDSIRILDSALVISNPEMVVPPPEDTTLMPLPPSTLARDVRIVLWEKRAVSLRTLKRDAESIAQFRYLLDSVEARPLWMQSTLRLLRNNSAKNAAEIKRLDSLLHEVNQFSKENANNLWVRGFEYEQKEQFDSALICFRQLTDKRFRNNVKRQWAKFRIGFIYYKQEMWNEAIAAFTEATKEQFLWSGSGARMFLGDVYMKLGKDSLARAAYLDCIRDFPLAYYAHRSRIKLEEYKLMAAKDIPFAHGIPMSPEQTLAWIRSSQKGVRADTSYNPERYKRIKTLFQYGFAEEAFAVYDEARKKNYKRLDFLYEYGKLFYEMGETAAGYRLARQFQNNIDRRRLMAPPIDVLHYLYPVPYTEQVVYHSGTRIDPFFVYSVMRQESIFNFEITSPVGACGLLQIMPKTGKMLADAEQIPDFDPKLLYNAYMNIRLGVRYLVDLKAEYQDDYMYVLGNYNAGPKPTKRWQAAGEGLPWDIRVEEISYWETRGYVKRVMGNYWIYQEIYDKL from the coding sequence ATGAGATTTGGTTATTTTGTATGTGTTTTGTTGATGGCGTCGCTTGCTTTGGGCTCCGACACAGTGACTGTTGCACCGGCAATGTCTTCGACCGCCGTGCTCGATTCAACGGCGACAGTCATTCCTCCGAGCCCCTATGCGGATTTGGAACAAATTCCTTCGGCTCATTTTCAGAATGTAGTCATTCGTGCTGAACGGGCGCGGAATAATTCGTTGGATTCAACGCTCCCTAAAAAAGTCCGTGACTTTGCGAAGGCGGCCTACTATTATTACAAAGAAGATTGGGACAGCGCCTATGCGGCATACGATACCTTGCGTGCTGCCGATCCGCAGTTGACGGGTGAGGTCATTTTGCGCATGGCGCGTTCCAAGTACCGTCAAGGCGACTACCGCGGGATGTGGAACACTTTGAAGTTAGGCAAGGGGCTTGAAAAAGATGAAAAGTGGATGCGGGTTTCTTCGCGCCTGCGCATCGAGGCCGCCATGGCCGATTCGACCCTCAGCGACCGTGCTCATGCGGATTCCCTCAAGGTCTTTTTGGACAAGTATTCCAAATCGTCGGATGCCCATGTGCTCAAGTACCGCTATGCGCGTTACCTGGAAAAGTTCAAACAACTGAAGGCGGCCAAGCGCCTGTATACACAGTTGCTTACAAGCCCGACCTCGTTCAAAGATTCTGCGTTTGCAGCTATTCGCCGTTTGCGCAAGGTCCGGGGCGTCGAGGAAACATTGCCCGAAAAGGTGGCGTACGCCAGGATGGCCTGTGCCAAGGACGAGGCCAGCGTGTGCCTTTCCTTGCTCGATTCCATCCGCATTCTCGATTCGGCTTTGGTCATCTCGAACCCGGAAATGGTGGTCCCGCCACCCGAAGACACGACGCTCATGCCTCTCCCGCCGAGTACGCTTGCGCGTGATGTCCGCATTGTCTTGTGGGAAAAACGCGCGGTCAGCTTGCGGACTCTTAAGCGGGATGCGGAATCCATTGCGCAGTTCCGTTACCTTTTGGATTCTGTGGAGGCGCGCCCGCTGTGGATGCAGTCCACTTTGCGCCTGTTGCGCAACAACTCTGCGAAAAACGCCGCCGAAATCAAGAGGCTCGATTCCTTGCTGCACGAGGTGAACCAGTTTAGCAAAGAAAACGCAAACAACCTTTGGGTCCGCGGTTTCGAGTACGAGCAGAAGGAACAATTTGACAGTGCCCTGATTTGCTTTAGGCAGTTGACGGATAAACGGTTTAGGAACAACGTGAAGAGGCAGTGGGCCAAGTTCCGCATAGGGTTCATTTACTACAAGCAAGAAATGTGGAACGAAGCTATTGCGGCCTTTACGGAAGCGACCAAGGAACAGTTCCTCTGGAGTGGCAGTGGCGCCCGTATGTTCCTCGGCGATGTGTACATGAAGCTCGGTAAGGATTCGTTGGCTCGGGCTGCGTACCTGGACTGCATCCGGGATTTCCCGCTGGCTTACTATGCCCATCGCAGTCGCATCAAGTTGGAAGAGTACAAGCTCATGGCCGCGAAAGACATTCCGTTCGCTCACGGCATTCCGATGTCGCCGGAGCAGACGCTCGCCTGGATTCGCTCCTCGCAGAAGGGCGTCCGTGCCGATACATCGTACAATCCCGAACGTTACAAACGGATCAAGACGCTGTTCCAGTATGGCTTTGCCGAAGAGGCGTTCGCTGTTTACGACGAGGCCCGCAAAAAGAACTACAAGCGCTTGGATTTCCTTTACGAATACGGCAAGCTCTTTTACGAGATGGGGGAGACGGCTGCCGGTTACCGCCTGGCCCGCCAGTTCCAGAACAATATCGATCGCCGCCGGTTGATGGCTCCTCCGATAGATGTTCTGCATTACCTTTACCCCGTGCCGTACACCGAACAAGTCGTGTACCATTCGGGTACGCGTATCGACCCGTTCTTTGTCTACAGCGTGATGCGCCAGGAATCTATATTCAACTTCGAAATCACGTCGCCTGTGGGGGCTTGCGGACTTTTGCAGATTATGCCGAAGACAGGAAAAATGCTGGCCGATGCCGAACAGATTCCGGACTTCGACCCGAAACTCCTGTACAACGCCTACATGAATATCCGTTTGGGCGTCCGTTACTTGGTGGATTTGAAGGCCGAGTACCAAGACGACTACATGTATGTGCTCGGGAACTACAATGCAGGGCCTAAGCCGACCAAGCGTTGGCAGGCTGCCGGTGAAGGGCTCCCTTGGGATATCCGCGTCGAAGAAATCAGCTATTGGGAAACCCGTGGCTATGTGAAGCGCGTCATGGGCAATTACTGGATTTACCAAGAAATTTACGACAAACTGTAA
- a CDS encoding CotH kinase family protein — translation MSCSNDSNSNDSNPIAQSGDPQGGDGVIVGSSSSGGDGDVTPGSTDSQPGSSTYVDPVTGEVVAGSSGSGVPASSTARDFSAKDSHEGLLPGEDSTQVPLTEPPPYVGNFPVVFSEVSPSNASLKDEDGNDPGWLELYNTSDSPVDLSGIALSNDLKFPRRWSFGKAVIPAKSYMVVFMSGKNYSDYTPPSDSINLISTNCQANESVVSGMGGFDFGGFNMGGMGMGGDQGGMGMGMGGTTGTSAPAVSNLPGQSALCFNQNGVNMFGAVLSVPAGASNASFVVNSSTTNLSKVNQLVLKGFVTKGHKIRLNLNDNNGSIGSWSGKNLKGTGDSSTVYSIRLGDKAMGLNLANVSGTTFFSESQAVENTEIKIFSYIGRNRGHEPHTTFKVDKDGGALYLVNKEGGILDSVRYNAVPVTATWGKNAAGQWGIADPSPYGATIGEVSATQAASGESSVPPSGFYSSPVTVTLPQGSRCATGGAEPTINSSPVTQSLNISATTVLRCVTYVDGAYRSEMLNRTYVFETQPSLPVLFVTTDPLSMFSPDSGLYMTGDGAQMMDPHKGANYWSNRELPVYVELFEPGVKQPGFGIMGDFKISGQYSRAKEKKSFSVTFREQYGDKRLKYTLFPDHPELTKFKAFSVRNFGNNCGNDYVRDRVGTQITEGLDVDYQRGRYVIVYYNGAYYGIHDMRERNNEYYYETKYGYDGNDIDLLDANDEATAGSSADYVAMMDWLQSNSLKDDANFTKIANQIDIDNYINYMQTEMFINNRDWPHNNMKKWRVASQKTKWKWFIYDTDFGFGTNYSMSNTNIFSYVTSANGTQMAAGFGMGGAAGGNGTAKETLLLRRLLENATFARAFVNRFVVLLASYFTSERILQMVNDLQSQVQSEMARDQEFWGYNASSMEQDLATIKSFASSQQGKITSEMETFFSLSNPVQMTIGTSGSGEVLVDGLPIGKSSLTANFYSNVPVTLIARATNGSVFSSWSDGVKDAKRVVSPGEVTNITAQFK, via the coding sequence ATGTCATGCTCCAATGATTCGAATTCCAACGATTCGAATCCCATCGCCCAGTCTGGTGACCCCCAGGGCGGTGATGGCGTCATTGTCGGTTCGTCCTCTAGCGGCGGAGACGGTGATGTCACCCCCGGCTCGACGGATTCCCAACCGGGTAGTTCCACCTATGTCGACCCTGTCACGGGCGAAGTCGTCGCCGGATCCAGCGGTAGCGGGGTCCCGGCCAGTAGCACGGCCCGCGATTTTTCGGCAAAGGACTCTCACGAGGGCCTCCTTCCCGGCGAGGATTCGACGCAGGTTCCCTTGACGGAGCCTCCTCCCTATGTAGGGAATTTCCCGGTGGTCTTCAGTGAAGTTTCACCATCGAACGCAAGTCTTAAGGACGAAGATGGTAACGACCCGGGTTGGCTCGAGTTGTACAATACTTCGGATTCCCCGGTGGATTTGAGCGGCATCGCGCTCAGTAACGACCTCAAGTTCCCGCGTCGCTGGTCGTTCGGCAAAGCGGTCATTCCGGCCAAGTCCTACATGGTCGTATTCATGTCGGGCAAGAACTACTCCGACTATACGCCTCCTTCCGATTCCATCAATCTGATTTCCACGAACTGCCAAGCGAACGAAAGCGTTGTCAGCGGTATGGGCGGATTTGACTTTGGCGGATTCAACATGGGTGGCATGGGTATGGGTGGTGACCAAGGCGGCATGGGCATGGGTATGGGCGGTACCACGGGTACAAGCGCTCCGGCCGTCAGCAATTTGCCGGGCCAGTCCGCTCTGTGCTTTAACCAGAATGGTGTCAATATGTTTGGCGCTGTCTTGAGTGTGCCTGCCGGTGCTTCGAACGCTTCGTTTGTCGTCAATTCCAGCACGACTAACTTGAGCAAGGTGAACCAGCTGGTGCTCAAAGGCTTTGTCACGAAGGGTCACAAAATCCGTTTGAACCTGAACGACAACAACGGTTCTATCGGTAGTTGGAGCGGCAAGAACCTCAAAGGTACAGGTGACTCCTCTACTGTATATAGTATCCGTCTTGGCGACAAGGCCATGGGCCTCAACCTCGCAAATGTATCCGGTACGACGTTCTTCTCGGAATCGCAGGCCGTCGAAAATACCGAAATCAAGATTTTCTCCTACATTGGCCGTAACCGTGGCCATGAACCCCATACTACGTTCAAGGTGGACAAGGATGGCGGTGCGCTTTACCTCGTGAACAAGGAAGGCGGAATTTTGGACTCTGTCCGGTACAACGCCGTTCCTGTCACTGCGACATGGGGCAAGAATGCTGCTGGCCAGTGGGGTATTGCCGACCCGAGCCCGTATGGTGCCACGATTGGCGAAGTGAGCGCAACTCAGGCTGCTTCCGGCGAATCGTCCGTGCCTCCGTCCGGGTTCTATTCTTCGCCTGTGACGGTCACGCTCCCGCAGGGTAGCCGTTGTGCTACGGGTGGTGCTGAACCGACAATCAACAGCAGCCCGGTGACGCAGTCTCTGAATATTTCTGCCACGACGGTGCTCCGTTGCGTGACGTATGTCGATGGGGCCTACCGGAGTGAAATGCTTAACCGCACTTATGTGTTCGAAACGCAGCCTTCGCTCCCCGTTCTCTTTGTCACGACAGATCCGCTGTCCATGTTCAGCCCGGATTCGGGTTTGTACATGACCGGTGATGGTGCCCAGATGATGGACCCGCACAAGGGTGCGAATTACTGGAGCAACAGGGAACTCCCCGTGTATGTGGAACTGTTTGAACCCGGTGTCAAGCAACCTGGATTTGGAATCATGGGCGACTTCAAGATTTCGGGCCAGTACAGCCGTGCCAAGGAAAAGAAGTCGTTCTCTGTCACCTTCCGCGAACAGTACGGCGACAAGCGCCTTAAATACACTCTGTTCCCCGACCACCCCGAACTGACCAAGTTCAAGGCGTTCTCGGTGCGTAACTTCGGCAACAACTGCGGAAATGACTACGTTCGTGACCGCGTGGGAACGCAGATTACGGAAGGCCTGGATGTTGATTACCAGCGTGGCCGCTACGTGATTGTCTATTACAATGGCGCATACTACGGCATCCACGATATGCGCGAACGTAACAACGAGTACTATTACGAGACCAAGTATGGCTATGACGGCAACGACATCGACTTGCTCGACGCCAATGACGAGGCGACGGCCGGTTCCAGCGCCGATTACGTGGCCATGATGGATTGGCTCCAGTCCAATAGCTTGAAGGATGATGCGAACTTTACCAAGATCGCGAACCAGATTGATATAGACAACTATATCAACTATATGCAGACTGAAATGTTCATAAACAACCGCGACTGGCCGCACAACAACATGAAGAAGTGGCGCGTGGCAAGCCAGAAGACCAAATGGAAATGGTTTATTTACGATACCGACTTCGGGTTTGGAACAAACTATTCCATGAGCAATACGAATATCTTCAGCTATGTCACTAGTGCAAACGGTACGCAGATGGCTGCGGGCTTCGGCATGGGTGGCGCCGCTGGTGGTAACGGCACGGCCAAGGAAACACTGCTGCTCCGCAGGCTTCTTGAAAATGCGACGTTTGCGCGTGCGTTCGTGAACAGGTTTGTCGTGTTGCTGGCCTCTTATTTCACTTCGGAACGCATTCTGCAGATGGTTAATGACTTGCAGAGCCAAGTCCAGTCCGAAATGGCGCGTGACCAGGAATTCTGGGGTTATAATGCCTCCTCTATGGAACAGGATCTGGCTACGATCAAGAGCTTCGCTTCGTCTCAGCAGGGCAAGATTACGTCGGAGATGGAAACGTTCTTCTCGCTGAGCAATCCGGTTCAGATGACGATTGGCACGTCCGGTTCTGGTGAAGTCCTCGTGGATGGCCTCCCGATAGGCAAGTCCTCACTCACGGCAAACTTCTACAGCAACGTTCCGGTAACGCTTATTGCTAGGGCAACTAACGGTAGTGTGTTCTCTAGTTGGAGCGATGGCGTGAAGGATGCAAAGCGTGTTGTCTCTCCGGGCGAAGTGACTAACATTACGGCTCAATTCAAGTAA
- a CDS encoding EamA family transporter yields MLFFLLTIGPAFCFACGNILEKSGISKVGKRTGGVANPWQFFKGVVSNGYWWLGISCSVIATLGYYVAMARYDLSQVQPMMVLNPVLTALMGFWLLKEKLTKRIIIAICFVVAGLTYSVETMGEATGTQNVAMLWSYAGILSVATLFVHLCYKNREIVDSLIMGMGFGLSAVFYKSMAMDFDLDTLGIDTILGLLLDARLWGYVATYSIAFLYSQVSFSRGRALFIVPFSAAVGAAVPTLGGGIVFAESFPLGKIVSVSLVLVGAALFVVRRPRKIQK; encoded by the coding sequence ATGCTCTTTTTCTTGTTGACTATTGGCCCCGCGTTTTGCTTTGCCTGCGGCAACATTCTCGAGAAATCGGGAATTTCCAAGGTAGGCAAACGGACGGGAGGTGTCGCGAACCCTTGGCAATTCTTTAAGGGTGTCGTGAGCAATGGCTACTGGTGGCTTGGAATTTCTTGTTCGGTAATTGCGACGCTTGGTTACTATGTGGCCATGGCCCGTTACGATTTGAGCCAGGTACAGCCGATGATGGTGCTGAACCCTGTGCTTACGGCCCTCATGGGATTTTGGCTTCTCAAGGAAAAGTTGACCAAGCGCATTATCATTGCCATTTGTTTTGTGGTGGCGGGGCTTACTTACTCGGTCGAGACGATGGGGGAGGCCACCGGTACGCAGAATGTTGCGATGCTCTGGAGCTATGCGGGAATTCTTAGTGTGGCGACTTTGTTTGTACACCTGTGCTATAAAAATCGTGAGATAGTGGATTCCCTGATTATGGGGATGGGCTTTGGGCTTTCGGCGGTGTTCTACAAGAGCATGGCCATGGATTTTGATTTGGATACTCTCGGTATAGACACCATTCTTGGGCTCCTTCTGGATGCTCGCCTGTGGGGCTATGTGGCGACGTACTCTATTGCGTTCCTCTATTCGCAGGTGTCTTTCTCGAGAGGGCGCGCCCTCTTCATTGTTCCGTTCAGCGCTGCGGTCGGTGCTGCCGTGCCGACTCTTGGCGGCGGAATTGTGTTCGCAGAATCCTTCCCGTTAGGGAAAATCGTTTCGGTGTCCCTGGTGCTGGTTGGTGCGGCGCTTTTTGTTGTCCGTAGGCCGAGAAAAATACAAAAATAA
- a CDS encoding nucleotide sugar dehydrogenase has protein sequence MSYNTKILCIGAGYVGGPTMTVIADKCPDVKVTVVDINQARIDAWNSDNLPIFEPGLDDVVKRARGRNLFFSTDIPAAIKEADIIFVSVNTPTKTFGHGAGKASDLQYWEKTARNILEIADEGKIIVEKSTLPVRTAAAMERILNSNDKGLHFEVLSNPEFLAEGTAINDLFEPDRVLIGSHQTESGLAACQKLVDVYAHWVPRDRILTTNLWSSELTKLTANAFLAQRISSINSISALCEKTGADVDEVAYVMGKDRRIGPKFLKASIGFGGSCFKKDILNLVYLCGYYGLPEVAAYWESVVKINEWQTHRVVDRMLETMFNTIASKKIAVFGFAFKANTGDTRESPANLVVRDLLAEHAQPVVTDPKAIPDAKRDLKDVIDQVQFEEDPYKAAEGAHAVVVCTEWKCFAELDWTRIYKGMAKPAFVFDGRNILDADALRKIGFEVSSIGKGKAE, from the coding sequence ATGTCTTACAATACCAAGATTCTTTGCATTGGCGCGGGCTATGTCGGTGGCCCCACTATGACTGTTATTGCCGACAAGTGCCCCGACGTGAAGGTTACCGTAGTCGATATCAACCAGGCCCGTATTGACGCCTGGAACAGCGACAATCTCCCGATTTTTGAACCCGGCCTCGACGATGTTGTGAAGCGTGCCCGTGGTCGCAACCTCTTCTTTAGCACCGACATTCCGGCTGCCATCAAGGAAGCGGATATCATTTTCGTCTCCGTGAATACCCCGACCAAGACGTTCGGTCACGGTGCCGGCAAGGCTTCTGACCTGCAGTACTGGGAAAAGACGGCGCGCAACATTCTTGAAATTGCCGACGAAGGCAAGATTATTGTGGAAAAGTCCACCCTTCCGGTGCGTACGGCCGCTGCGATGGAACGCATCCTGAACAGCAACGACAAGGGCCTGCACTTCGAAGTGCTCAGCAACCCCGAGTTCCTTGCCGAAGGTACCGCCATTAACGACTTGTTTGAACCGGACCGCGTGCTCATCGGCTCCCATCAGACAGAATCGGGCCTCGCTGCCTGCCAGAAGCTGGTTGACGTCTATGCCCACTGGGTGCCGCGTGACCGCATCCTTACGACGAACCTCTGGAGTTCCGAACTCACGAAGCTTACCGCGAACGCCTTCTTGGCTCAGCGCATCAGCTCCATCAACTCCATCAGCGCCCTTTGCGAAAAGACTGGCGCCGACGTGGACGAAGTCGCCTACGTGATGGGCAAGGACCGCCGCATTGGCCCGAAGTTCCTCAAGGCCTCTATCGGCTTTGGCGGTAGCTGCTTCAAGAAAGACATTCTGAACCTCGTGTACCTGTGCGGTTACTATGGACTCCCCGAAGTCGCTGCTTATTGGGAATCGGTTGTGAAGATCAACGAGTGGCAGACCCACCGCGTGGTGGACCGCATGCTCGAGACAATGTTCAACACGATTGCAAGCAAGAAGATTGCCGTGTTCGGTTTCGCATTCAAGGCAAACACCGGCGATACCCGCGAAAGCCCTGCGAACCTCGTGGTGCGCGACCTGCTCGCCGAACATGCACAGCCGGTCGTGACCGACCCGAAGGCTATCCCCGATGCGAAGCGCGACCTGAAGGATGTCATTGACCAGGTCCAGTTCGAAGAAGACCCGTACAAGGCCGCCGAAGGCGCACATGCCGTGGTGGTCTGCACCGAATGGAAGTGCTTTGCCGAACTCGACTGGACCCGCATCTACAAGGGTATGGCCAAGCCTGCCTTTGTGTTCGATGGCCGCAATATCCTCGATGCCGACGCCCTCCGCAAGATCGGTTTCGAAGTGTCCAGCATCGGCAAGGGAAAAGCGGAGTAA